A single window of Oerskovia paurometabola DNA harbors:
- a CDS encoding Asp23/Gls24 family envelope stress response protein: protein MSDTSFTQPLPSQGWEAASSDETVDAQERGALRVADRVVEKVARAAVLGVPGVAPVGATAGTVGRALGRTYPHITCSRAGDRARVRLEIAIVWPYPAAGVAHQVCEAVTERLRDLAGVHVDEIRTTVTRIVDPSDVLGATGTTKERRVL, encoded by the coding sequence ATGTCTGACACGTCGTTCACCCAGCCGCTGCCCTCACAGGGCTGGGAGGCGGCCTCCTCGGACGAGACGGTCGACGCTCAGGAGCGGGGCGCGCTGCGCGTCGCAGACCGGGTCGTGGAGAAGGTCGCCCGTGCCGCCGTGCTCGGCGTCCCCGGGGTCGCGCCCGTCGGGGCCACCGCCGGGACCGTGGGGCGAGCCCTCGGCCGGACGTACCCGCACATCACCTGTTCCCGCGCGGGGGACCGTGCCCGGGTCCGGCTCGAGATCGCGATCGTGTGGCCGTACCCGGCCGCGGGGGTCGCCCATCAGGTCTGCGAGGCCGTGACCGAACGGCTCCGGGACCTCGCGGGGGTGCACGTCGACGAGATCCGCACCACCGTCACGCGCATCGTGGACCCGTCCGACGTCCTCGGTGCCACCGGTACGACCAAGGAGCGACGAGTCCTATGA
- a CDS encoding DUF6286 domain-containing protein — translation MSTPIVPSARTVPAPARSPRAGLVLTSWAFVLAILLLVVAVLAGQSAVVAVRGQGTSWFLSLADALDGLEPETWVGVAGAIVALVGLWLLWQAVRPRPRTTQRVAAASGVHLRSADIARWVNATARDVPGVLDSSTAVSRRAVRVTVRTTGSPDILTDVDAEVAHQLSALDSPPRLSVRAGEGQRP, via the coding sequence ATGAGCACACCCATCGTCCCCTCCGCGCGGACCGTCCCTGCCCCGGCGAGGTCGCCGCGGGCCGGCCTCGTCCTGACGTCCTGGGCCTTCGTCCTGGCGATCCTGCTGCTGGTCGTCGCGGTCCTGGCCGGGCAGTCCGCAGTCGTGGCCGTGCGCGGGCAGGGCACGAGCTGGTTCCTGTCGCTCGCGGACGCCCTGGACGGACTCGAACCCGAGACGTGGGTCGGCGTGGCCGGGGCGATCGTCGCCCTGGTCGGGCTCTGGTTGCTCTGGCAGGCCGTCCGCCCCCGTCCCCGCACCACCCAGCGCGTCGCGGCGGCCAGCGGTGTCCACCTGCGCTCGGCCGACATCGCGCGCTGGGTGAACGCGACCGCACGAGACGTGCCCGGTGTGCTCGACTCCAGCACCGCGGTGTCGCGGCGCGCCGTGCGCGTGACCGTCCGCACGACGGGCTCGCCCGACATCCTGACCGACGTCGACGCCGAGGTCGCCCACCAGCTCTCGGCCCTCGACAGCCCACCACGCCTGAGCGTGCGGGCCGGGGAGGGGCAGCGACCATGA
- a CDS encoding DUF2273 domain-containing protein: MSVSTIGLLTGILLALAAILGGFWGFVLAAVLGGVGWVVGAQIEGRIDLGAAFRSRRHV; the protein is encoded by the coding sequence ATGTCTGTGTCAACGATCGGTCTGCTGACCGGCATACTGCTGGCCCTCGCCGCGATCCTCGGAGGGTTCTGGGGGTTCGTCCTCGCGGCGGTCCTCGGCGGGGTCGGATGGGTCGTAGGAGCCCAGATCGAAGGGCGCATCGACCTCGGCGCTGCCTTCCGCAGCCGTCGCCATGTCTGA